The following proteins are encoded in a genomic region of Clostridium kluyveri:
- a CDS encoding phage tail tape measure protein gives MADDSNNIGGSVSLDTTNFKAGVTDLNRQIRVIESGFRAASAGMDEWGKSEEGLRVKINSLNQVTDLQRQKIANLTQQYKLIAAAKGEDSKEAQNLQARINNETATLNKNQKELENTTKELKNQSSVVSKLGNDYKESFDKAKQSTGNLFEQVKNIGKTMTGIGVGIAAGLGVAAKGAADFEQSMANVYSVIAPDEVTKFSAELKNLAITMGAETKYSATEAAQGIEELIKAGVSVSDILNGGLNGALSLATAGEINLADAAEIASTALNAFKNDGLSVQQAADILAGAANASATSVSELKLGLSAVSTVASSVGWSFKDTTTALAEFAQNGLKGSDAGTSLKTMLMNLQPSTDASANAMKKLGIITADGSNKFVDAQGHFKNLSEVSNILQESMSGLTDAQRLTYMETIFGSDAIRAANILFKEGAKGADDMATSIGKISAKDVAAQKMNTLNGAIEQLSGSVETAKISIGNALIPILKGLSNMIQGVIDGFNNLSPSMQSTIAIIGVVTAVTTLVAGPLLILVGMLPLISAGFSMILGPVGLIIIGITAAATALGIFIATNEGFRNVVAGIWTSISSTVGGVVTAIVNFFTVTIPTAFNNFITFIAQLPGQIGSFFMQLPSIIGNLFMQALMAIVNWGANVVTWVATAIPNIITSIGTFFSQLPANIGYALGFVIGTLVKWAVDIGTWVVTNIPVIIGNIVNFFLELPGKIWDVLTNVISHIGEWGSNIIAWAAANLPTIIGNIITFFASLPGKLWDILVSAITHIGEWGKNIISWAAANLPGVISNIVSFFKSLPGNLVDIGIDLVKGLWNGITGMAKWVKDKIGEFAKGVVQGFKDALGIKSPSRIMREEVGKNITSGVAQGIVDGIPKVTDSVAQVAKGIIDNKGLITNAMQGLTDTSSDVEITNTSTIANVITPTDTEDPDKINEENGQNLNESLGKGLTDSTDKVTTPINGLVSTVNTTMTNMATSMNKTGQDVDTNLGVGVTNNSSAAINPVNNVIATVTNNVKTFTQSCIGHGEDTDTNLGIGVTNNSAAVTGAVNNVITTLGNSLNTFAVCAVQYGQGTDTSIASGITNTASAVTGAISNLLSNVTSILNTFVSSCTSIGTAIVTSIGEGIKSSQDNLTSIVHNLTQKVIEAFTGKDGFDIHSPSRKLFEIGANVIQGFINGMSSKDALAFFKNKIGGAISGVAGNVAGWLSTALALTGTSMSWLPGLEKLVQAESGGDPSAWNPIPVGKNKEHATGLLQTLPSTFASYAMKGLNNILNPIHNAVAAINYIKKTYGSVYNTPLFTSGGAYVGYERGTNNAAAGPAYINEKGWEYVDFSGGEVIKSHQDSIDMLNQAASAINLMNNALSGMKLATPSTVNTNTTTQNSSSNLNIDGDVSITLEMEGKATAQVVMPWLEILQGKNLRKKLKGVTG, from the coding sequence ATGGCTGATGATAGTAATAATATTGGCGGTTCCGTGTCACTTGATACGACCAATTTTAAGGCGGGCGTCACGGATCTAAACCGCCAAATAAGAGTAATTGAAAGTGGATTTCGTGCTGCGAGCGCGGGAATGGATGAATGGGGTAAATCGGAAGAAGGATTGCGAGTAAAAATAAACTCTTTAAATCAGGTAACAGATCTTCAAAGACAGAAAATAGCCAACTTGACACAACAATACAAATTAATTGCAGCGGCTAAAGGAGAAGACAGTAAGGAAGCTCAAAATCTTCAGGCAAGAATAAACAATGAAACTGCAACATTAAATAAAAATCAAAAAGAATTAGAAAATACAACAAAAGAATTAAAAAATCAAAGTAGTGTTGTAAGTAAATTAGGTAATGATTATAAAGAATCTTTTGATAAGGCAAAACAATCTACCGGAAATCTTTTTGAACAGGTAAAAAACATAGGAAAAACAATGACAGGAATAGGCGTTGGAATAGCAGCAGGCTTAGGGGTAGCGGCAAAAGGTGCAGCTGACTTTGAACAAAGCATGGCTAATGTTTATTCGGTTATAGCACCAGATGAAGTTACTAAATTTAGTGCAGAACTCAAAAACCTTGCAATTACCATGGGTGCTGAAACTAAATATAGTGCTACAGAAGCAGCTCAAGGGATAGAAGAATTGATCAAAGCTGGTGTTAGTGTAAGCGATATTTTAAATGGAGGCTTAAATGGTGCGTTGTCATTGGCAACAGCAGGAGAAATCAATCTAGCAGATGCTGCCGAAATAGCATCAACTGCATTAAATGCTTTTAAAAATGATGGATTATCAGTTCAACAAGCAGCAGATATTTTGGCAGGTGCAGCCAATGCATCTGCCACATCTGTTTCTGAACTAAAACTTGGGCTTTCAGCTGTTTCTACAGTTGCTTCAAGCGTAGGGTGGAGCTTTAAAGATACAACTACAGCGTTGGCAGAATTTGCACAAAATGGGCTTAAAGGTTCAGATGCAGGTACATCTTTAAAAACTATGCTTATGAATTTACAACCTTCAACAGATGCATCTGCAAATGCTATGAAAAAACTAGGTATTATTACAGCAGACGGTTCAAATAAATTCGTTGATGCTCAGGGACATTTTAAAAATCTATCAGAAGTTTCCAATATACTTCAAGAATCTATGAGTGGATTGACTGATGCGCAACGTTTGACGTATATGGAAACTATTTTTGGTTCTGATGCTATACGTGCTGCAAATATTCTTTTTAAAGAAGGAGCTAAGGGCGCGGACGATATGGCAACTTCTATAGGAAAGATTTCCGCGAAAGATGTAGCAGCACAAAAAATGAATACATTAAATGGAGCAATAGAACAACTTAGTGGCTCGGTTGAAACTGCCAAAATTTCTATAGGAAATGCTTTGATCCCAATATTAAAAGGATTATCTAATATGATACAAGGGGTAATAGACGGATTTAATAATTTAAGTCCTAGCATGCAAAGTACTATAGCAATAATAGGAGTTGTAACAGCTGTTACAACATTGGTGGCTGGGCCATTATTAATATTAGTCGGTATGCTTCCTTTGATATCAGCAGGATTCAGTATGATATTAGGTCCTGTTGGTTTAATTATAATAGGTATAACAGCGGCGGCTACCGCGCTAGGGATTTTTATAGCCACTAATGAGGGGTTTAGAAATGTGGTTGCTGGAATATGGACATCAATTAGTAGTACGGTAGGTGGAGTAGTGACAGCTATAGTGAACTTCTTTACCGTCACTATACCGACAGCATTTAATAATTTTATAACATTTATAGCTCAACTTCCTGGTCAAATAGGAAGTTTTTTTATGCAGTTACCTTCTATTATTGGAAATTTATTCATGCAAGCACTTATGGCTATAGTAAATTGGGGCGCAAATGTTGTAACATGGGTTGCTACAGCCATACCCAATATAATTACGTCCATAGGTACATTCTTTAGCCAATTGCCGGCTAATATTGGATATGCTCTGGGTTTTGTTATAGGGACGTTAGTAAAATGGGCTGTTGATATTGGAACCTGGGTTGTTACGAATATACCAGTCATAATAGGGAATATAGTCAACTTTTTCTTAGAACTCCCCGGGAAGATATGGGATGTACTCACAAATGTTATTAGTCATATAGGAGAGTGGGGGAGTAATATTATTGCTTGGGCTGCAGCTAATCTCCCAACAATAATTGGCAATATAATTACTTTTTTCGCCAGTCTTCCAGGTAAGTTATGGGATATTCTTGTAAGTGCTATTACTCATATAGGGGAGTGGGGTAAAAATATCATAAGTTGGGCTGCTGCTAATCTTCCGGGAGTAATAAGTAATATAGTAAGTTTCTTTAAAAGTTTGCCTGGAAATTTAGTTGATATAGGCATAGATCTTGTAAAAGGTTTATGGAATGGCATAACTGGCATGGCAAAATGGGTAAAAGATAAAATAGGGGAATTTGCTAAAGGGGTTGTGCAAGGATTTAAGGATGCACTAGGCATAAAGTCTCCTTCTCGTATCATGCGTGAGGAAGTTGGAAAAAATATAACCTCAGGTGTTGCTCAAGGTATTGTTGATGGAATACCAAAAGTGACTGATTCAGTAGCGCAGGTAGCCAAAGGTATTATAGATAATAAGGGGCTTATAACAAATGCAATGCAGGGGCTTACAGATACGTCCTCAGATGTTGAAATAACCAATACCAGTACCATAGCAAATGTAATTACCCCAACTGATACTGAAGATCCCGATAAAATCAACGAAGAAAATGGACAGAACTTAAATGAATCTTTGGGGAAAGGTTTAACAGATAGTACGGATAAGGTTACTACTCCTATTAACGGTTTGGTATCTACCGTAAACACCACAATGACTAATATGGCAACATCTATGAATAAAACTGGTCAAGACGTAGATACAAATTTAGGCGTAGGAGTAACTAATAATTCTAGTGCAGCTATAAATCCCGTAAATAATGTAATTGCTACAGTAACAAATAATGTAAAAACTTTTACACAATCATGTATAGGTCATGGAGAGGATACAGATACAAATTTGGGAATTGGAGTAACCAATAATTCAGCAGCAGTTACAGGAGCAGTAAATAATGTAATCACAACTTTAGGGAATAGTCTGAATACCTTTGCTGTATGTGCGGTACAATATGGGCAAGGTACAGATACATCCATTGCAAGTGGTATAACCAATACAGCAAGCGCAGTTACAGGAGCTATAAGTAATTTATTAAGTAATGTTACGAGCATATTAAACACTTTTGTTAGTTCTTGCACTTCTATAGGAACTGCGATTGTTACTTCTATAGGTGAAGGAATAAAATCAAGCCAAGATAATTTAACAAGCATAGTGCATAATTTAACCCAAAAGGTAATTGAAGCTTTTACAGGTAAAGATGGATTTGATATACATTCACCTTCAAGAAAATTATTTGAAATAGGCGCAAACGTTATTCAAGGTTTTATAAACGGTATGTCTTCTAAAGATGCATTAGCTTTTTTCAAAAATAAAATAGGTGGTGCTATATCTGGAGTAGCTGGAAATGTGGCAGGGTGGCTAAGTACAGCATTAGCACTCACAGGAACATCTATGAGTTGGTTGCCTGGGTTAGAGAAATTAGTACAGGCTGAATCAGGAGGTGATCCTTCTGCATGGAATCCGATACCAGTCGGAAAGAATAAAGAACATGCTACAGGATTATTACAAACATTACCAAGTACATTCGCTTCATATGCTATGAAAGGATTAAATAATATTCTAAATCCTATACACAATGCTGTAGCAGCTATAAATTATATTAAAAAAACATATGGAAGTGTATATAATACTCCACTCTTTACAAGCGGTGGGGCTTATGTAGGTTATGAACGTGGAACTAATAATGCAGCAGCAGGGCCAGCATATATAAACGAAAAAGGATGGGAGTATGTAGACTTCTCAGGCGGTGAAGTTATAAAAAGTCATCAAGATAGTATTGATATGTTAAATCAAGCTGCAAGCGCAATAAACCTAATGAATAATGCTTTATCTGGTATGAAATTAGCAACACCAAGTACAGTAAATACCAATACAACCACACAAAATTCATCCTCTAATTTAAATATAGATGGAGATGTGAGCATAACTCTTGAAATGGAAGGAAAAGCAACAGCGCAAGTAGTAATGCCTTGGCTTGAAATATTGCAAGGTAAGAATCTTAGAAAGAAATTAAAAGGGGTGACAGGCTAA
- a CDS encoding distal tail protein Dit: MVMQINYNGKKSFTDFGLVLNYFKPQPPTPNVIKIQVPFMSGSYDFSTVGSQGEITYADRKIETQFQFVGLKKTEMFIRYSQILEWLMGPGKQKLIQSNDPTWYYMAKVDDVPSWDNLERLGTLKIDFIADPFKYNIDNFGDDIWDDFCFLTDYTAYTNEFSISGTTTVKIYNNGRNVSPVINCSSTMTLTFGGKTYNLTTGDNILYSVRFVNGENDLIITGNGTIQVKFRAESL; this comes from the coding sequence ATGGTAATGCAAATAAATTATAATGGTAAAAAGTCATTTACTGATTTTGGGCTAGTCCTTAATTACTTCAAGCCACAGCCTCCAACCCCAAATGTAATTAAAATTCAAGTACCTTTTATGAGCGGCTCATATGACTTTAGCACCGTTGGAAGCCAAGGAGAAATTACCTATGCAGATCGAAAAATAGAGACACAATTTCAATTTGTAGGGCTTAAAAAAACAGAGATGTTCATTAGATATTCTCAGATTTTAGAGTGGCTTATGGGGCCAGGCAAGCAAAAATTAATTCAATCAAACGATCCTACATGGTATTACATGGCTAAAGTAGATGATGTCCCAAGTTGGGATAACTTAGAAAGATTAGGAACTTTAAAAATAGACTTTATAGCCGATCCATTCAAATATAATATTGATAATTTTGGAGATGATATTTGGGATGATTTTTGTTTCCTTACTGATTATACAGCATATACAAATGAGTTTTCTATAAGTGGCACCACTACGGTTAAAATTTATAATAATGGTAGAAATGTAAGCCCTGTTATAAATTGTAGTTCTACAATGACATTAACTTTTGGCGGGAAAACATACAATTTAACAACTGGTGATAACATTTTATATAGTGTAAGATTTGTAAATGGAGAGAATGATTTAATCATAACGGGTAATGGAACTATACAAGTAAAATTTAGAGCAGAATCATTATGA
- a CDS encoding major tail protein produces MDKKYGEFVGVKDLHYAIITADTEEAYSADAPKYLAPAAEITNEPDLSNTPTYYDNKPADTYITEGATTVTITVSGVPIEDAAILLGKHYDASTGRMYDSGEPDPPDVALGFIFNKGKTDARHYWYLKGKFSGGNEEGATKSNDVDIRTYQMTFTAVTTTYQWLIDGVEKSLKRIIGETTDSAFNPAGWFTQVQTPDTTTAPSTLTISSVPDDNATSVAVDANVVLTFNNKIASYNVTMVKSDFTPVTTANSFDTAGKVLTINPSSNLDAASAYAVIATNIKDIYGQSLSNQVINFATA; encoded by the coding sequence ATGGATAAAAAATATGGTGAATTTGTAGGTGTAAAAGACTTACATTATGCCATAATTACAGCAGATACGGAAGAAGCTTATTCAGCCGACGCACCAAAATATCTAGCTCCAGCAGCAGAGATAACGAATGAGCCGGATTTATCTAATACACCTACGTATTATGACAATAAACCTGCAGATACTTATATAACAGAAGGTGCCACAACAGTTACAATTACGGTTTCCGGTGTACCTATCGAAGATGCGGCTATACTGCTTGGAAAACATTATGATGCATCAACTGGAAGGATGTATGATAGTGGTGAACCAGATCCACCAGATGTAGCATTGGGATTTATTTTTAACAAAGGGAAAACTGATGCTAGACATTATTGGTATTTGAAAGGAAAGTTTAGTGGCGGAAATGAAGAAGGTGCTACAAAGAGCAATGATGTTGATATAAGGACATATCAAATGACATTTACAGCAGTAACTACAACATATCAGTGGTTAATTGATGGAGTTGAAAAATCCTTAAAGAGGATCATAGGAGAAACTACCGACAGCGCATTCAATCCTGCTGGATGGTTTACACAAGTGCAAACGCCAGATACAACTACAGCACCAAGTACATTGACTATATCCAGTGTTCCAGATGATAACGCAACGTCTGTGGCAGTTGATGCAAATGTTGTGCTTACATTCAATAATAAGATAGCATCCTATAATGTAACTATGGTTAAATCAGACTTTACGCCTGTAACTACTGCAAATAGTTTCGATACAGCAGGAAAAGTATTAACAATAAATCCAAGTTCAAATTTAGATGCTGCAAGTGCATACGCTGTTATTGCAACGAATATAAAAGATATCTATGGACAATCTTTATCAAACCAAGTGATAAATTTTGCAACAGCTTAA
- a CDS encoding ORF6N domain-containing protein — MNEIVKINNNDLMVKEYKEQRVVTLWDIAKLHQVPIVNARNNFDRNIKKLIEKEDYFLVPKESEFAHTLSISKQISVQALNASKNIPIFTESGYLMMTKPMQDELSWQVQRQLVKGYFKLQEIKSISENMVFDKKLGKLKLEKEGLKLAVDLLKPSKSSTVKMLKDFNTSQGLSTIYLPEYVDEEVGISATALLQKFNIPMNIRQFNKLMVEHGFLERKTRPSTGRRKFKSYNHLTDKGLKYGKNETSTRGSERQTQPLYYENTFMELINFLNSLKGVM, encoded by the coding sequence ATGAATGAAATTGTAAAAATAAATAATAATGATTTAATGGTTAAAGAATATAAAGAACAGAGAGTTGTTACGTTATGGGATATAGCAAAGTTGCACCAAGTTCCTATAGTAAATGCGAGAAATAATTTTGACAGGAATATAAAGAAACTTATTGAAAAAGAAGATTATTTTCTAGTACCAAAAGAAAGTGAATTTGCTCATACTTTGAGTATAAGCAAACAAATTTCGGTTCAAGCGCTTAATGCTTCGAAGAACATCCCAATATTCACAGAAAGTGGATACTTAATGATGACTAAACCAATGCAGGATGAATTGTCTTGGCAAGTACAAAGGCAACTAGTTAAAGGGTATTTTAAATTACAGGAGATAAAAAGCATTTCAGAAAATATGGTTTTCGATAAAAAGCTGGGAAAATTAAAACTAGAAAAGGAAGGTTTAAAGCTTGCGGTAGATTTATTAAAGCCTAGTAAATCATCTACAGTAAAAATGTTAAAAGACTTTAATACCTCTCAAGGGTTAAGTACAATATATTTACCTGAATATGTGGATGAAGAAGTCGGAATATCTGCTACAGCATTATTGCAAAAATTCAATATTCCAATGAATATAAGACAATTCAATAAACTTATGGTGGAACATGGATTTTTGGAAAGAAAAACTAGACCGTCTACAGGTAGAAGGAAATTTAAAAGTTATAATCATTTAACTGATAAAGGTTTGAAATATGGCAAAAACGAAACTAGTACAAGAGGAAGTGAAAGACAAACTCAACCTCTTTATTATGAAAATACCTTCATGGAACTTATAAATTTTTTAAACTCTTTGAAAGGGGTGATGTGA
- a CDS encoding phage tail spike protein — translation MYKVCIYNNGVETLIHYPIPDDSSPHLKELPLDESLSEIYTLKFPIYPNNPGYNLLYELTTKIKVIDSRDNSIRFTGRISDITPNMDGTSIYKEIECESALTYLNDTKMRNEALLGSLSTKLQIILTSHNSKVDSSKKIYLGTIAVTSSNAYQCDYKSCLATITDMKSKNNIDGDIRIRENNGLLYLDWLTPFTNKVIELYLGTNIQKMILDKDMDNFGTRIIPLGANNLTIEDVNGGLDYIEDATAKALYGAIEMTVSYSDTTDAQELYDACLTDIQDGKYTQPTLTLSTTALDLSYLTGEKTEEFELGATLHITNSLMGIDAKYRIVKLSLNLLEPYNPNITISANYKTSSDIINDTRNSSISNNSVHNGVQVGDDFGIRVKSSDDKIIITINALEGISIEDAVNNLKLFFIDIENRTLTMDGIQQITKAGKVIIENTTNDNGGLFEIYDNDGNLNLKAGSENGTSDNNGGTFILYNDSEDKPRIELGISKDYDSGTINLKDNSGVRVAIYADSNQGAGIFILDSSGDTKSYIKEDQGKIDGETIATRNWVSDNFQPIS, via the coding sequence TTGTATAAAGTTTGTATTTATAATAATGGAGTTGAAACATTAATACATTATCCAATACCAGATGATTCATCACCGCATCTAAAGGAATTACCTCTTGACGAAAGTTTAAGCGAAATCTATACATTAAAATTTCCTATATATCCAAATAATCCAGGATATAATCTTTTGTACGAATTGACTACTAAAATAAAAGTAATTGATAGCAGAGATAATTCTATAAGATTTACAGGTAGAATTTCAGATATTACTCCCAATATGGATGGTACGAGCATATATAAAGAGATTGAATGTGAGAGTGCATTGACATATTTAAATGATACTAAAATGAGAAATGAAGCACTTTTAGGAAGCTTAAGCACTAAGCTACAAATTATCCTAACAAGTCATAATTCCAAGGTAGATAGTTCAAAAAAAATATATTTGGGTACCATTGCAGTTACTTCAAGTAATGCATACCAATGTGATTACAAATCCTGTTTAGCTACTATTACGGATATGAAATCAAAGAATAATATTGATGGAGATATAAGAATCAGAGAAAATAATGGACTTTTATACCTTGATTGGCTTACACCTTTTACAAATAAAGTTATCGAACTTTATTTAGGTACTAATATCCAAAAGATGATCTTAGATAAGGATATGGACAACTTTGGAACTAGAATAATTCCGTTAGGTGCTAATAATCTTACTATAGAAGATGTTAATGGAGGGCTTGACTATATAGAGGATGCCACTGCAAAGGCTTTGTATGGAGCTATTGAAATGACTGTATCTTATAGCGATACAACGGATGCACAAGAGCTATATGATGCTTGTTTGACAGATATACAGGATGGCAAATATACTCAACCAACTTTAACATTATCTACTACAGCATTAGATTTAAGCTATCTTACAGGAGAAAAAACAGAGGAATTTGAACTAGGGGCAACATTACACATAACAAATTCACTTATGGGTATAGATGCTAAATATAGGATAGTTAAATTGAGTTTGAACCTATTAGAACCTTACAACCCTAATATAACAATATCGGCTAACTATAAGACTTCTAGCGATATTATTAACGATACTAGGAATAGCAGTATAAGCAATAATAGTGTCCACAATGGTGTGCAAGTCGGTGATGATTTTGGTATTAGAGTAAAAAGTAGTGATGATAAAATTATTATTACAATTAATGCCCTCGAAGGTATTTCTATAGAAGACGCAGTTAATAATCTTAAATTGTTCTTTATAGATATCGAAAATAGGACATTAACTATGGACGGAATACAACAGATAACTAAAGCCGGAAAAGTAATCATTGAAAATACTACCAACGACAATGGAGGTTTATTTGAGATATATGACAATGACGGTAATTTAAATTTAAAAGCTGGATCTGAAAATGGTACTTCTGATAATAATGGCGGTACTTTTATTTTGTATAATGATTCAGAAGATAAACCGCGTATTGAACTTGGAATATCAAAAGATTATGATTCTGGAACTATAAATTTAAAAGATAATTCTGGCGTTAGAGTTGCGATATATGCAGATAGCAACCAAGGTGCAGGGATATTCATCTTGGATAGTTCGGGAGATACCAAAAGTTATATAAAAGAGGATCAAGGGAAAATTGACGGTGAAACTATAGCAACTCGAAATTGGGTATCAGATAATTTTCAACCAATATCATAA
- the gpG gene encoding phage tail assembly chaperone G, giving the protein MKVLKLKLGDKTYSTGKITARITREALKIQREAIELAQKGTKLQAQGVENDMTDEELINTAGELIISTEELNDRKEQLIIDVYESKFTIDELENNLTMEEIDLEVNKILNGVTGVVRKATKN; this is encoded by the coding sequence ATGAAAGTCTTAAAACTTAAATTAGGAGATAAAACATATAGTACCGGGAAAATTACAGCTAGAATTACCAGAGAAGCGTTGAAAATCCAAAGAGAAGCTATAGAGCTTGCCCAAAAAGGGACAAAGTTACAAGCTCAAGGTGTTGAAAATGATATGACTGACGAGGAATTAATAAATACAGCAGGGGAATTAATTATTTCAACAGAGGAATTAAATGATCGCAAAGAACAATTAATAATAGATGTTTATGAAAGTAAATTTACTATAGATGAATTAGAAAATAATTTAACAATGGAAGAAATAGACTTAGAGGTCAACAAAATCCTCAATGGAGTAACGGGAGTGGTGAGGAAAGCAACAAAAAACTAA
- a CDS encoding Rha family transcriptional regulator: protein MDKLVIIKRVNGIEDLYVESKLIAIKTKNNHKSILDMIYRYMNLIKEFGKVAFQMRPLESGQKEKIAYLNEQQTTFLMTLLKNSPEVVKFKFDLVKEFFRMRELLREKLSSDWKATRVKGKLCRRNETDVIMAKLIPLAISQGSKNAGKLYMTYSKLVNKCVGIPSNSREKATKRVLDVIYNLENLIEHVISEEVDKETYYKDIYQICKGKCNLMVELSYLPPQRLIA, encoded by the coding sequence ATGGATAAATTAGTAATAATAAAAAGAGTTAATGGAATAGAGGATTTATATGTAGAAAGCAAATTAATAGCAATTAAAACGAAAAATAATCATAAAAGTATACTTGATATGATTTATAGATATATGAATCTTATAAAAGAGTTTGGAAAGGTCGCATTTCAAATGCGACCTTTAGAAAGTGGCCAAAAAGAAAAGATTGCATATTTGAATGAACAACAAACTACTTTTCTCATGACATTATTAAAAAATTCACCTGAAGTAGTAAAATTTAAGTTTGATTTAGTGAAAGAATTTTTTAGGATGAGAGAATTATTGAGAGAAAAGTTATCTAGTGACTGGAAGGCAACAAGAGTAAAAGGCAAACTATGCAGAAGAAATGAAACAGATGTAATAATGGCTAAATTAATTCCACTTGCAATATCTCAAGGTAGTAAAAACGCTGGGAAATTATATATGACTTATAGTAAATTAGTAAATAAATGCGTTGGGATTCCTTCTAATAGCAGGGAAAAAGCTACTAAAAGAGTGTTAGATGTAATCTATAACTTAGAAAATTTGATAGAGCATGTTATTTCAGAAGAAGTTGACAAGGAAACTTATTATAAAGATATATACCAGATATGCAAAGGAAAGTGTAATTTAATGGTTGAGTTAAGTTATTTACCACCACAAAGATTGATAGCTTAA
- a CDS encoding HK97-gp10 family putative phage morphogenesis protein, with protein MTKKTWSQRGGYKSYGKTALGKGFQVSGIDEYLKAIEALGKNVDDAVIEAVNESVDPILEDMQEGAARHMDKRTVYDAIEATPATKSGNTISSFVGIDMKKNPNARHAVFQEYGDGHSAGFPDPFIRPAFDNNKKRVKQIQKLVLKKWGVPTDG; from the coding sequence ATGACTAAAAAAACTTGGTCACAAAGAGGCGGTTATAAAAGCTATGGTAAAACTGCTTTAGGGAAAGGCTTTCAAGTTAGTGGTATAGACGAATATTTAAAAGCTATTGAAGCGTTAGGAAAAAATGTTGATGATGCTGTGATAGAAGCTGTAAATGAATCTGTTGATCCAATTTTAGAAGATATGCAAGAAGGAGCAGCCAGACATATGGACAAAAGAACCGTATATGATGCCATAGAAGCAACACCAGCCACAAAAAGTGGGAATACAATATCGTCATTTGTTGGTATAGATATGAAGAAAAATCCAAATGCCCGACATGCGGTATTTCAAGAGTATGGTGACGGTCACTCTGCCGGATTTCCGGACCCTTTTATTAGACCGGCTTTTGATAACAATAAAAAGAGAGTTAAACAAATACAGAAGCTTGTATTAAAAAAATGGGGTGTGCCTACTGATGGATAA